One stretch of Roseovarius mucosus DNA includes these proteins:
- a CDS encoding response regulator transcription factor: protein MRILLIEDDTVLGAAVRDQIAGDGQSVDWVTRLDAAHEAQRSASYDLILLDLMLPDGRGIGFLKGLRARGDVTPVIILTALDQISDRIEGLNAGADDYLVKPFDLAELSARIGSVARRYSGNPNPIVTHGLLDIDLAARSVHREGKPVQLTAREWALFEAFLARPGQLLSKAQLEEKLYTFDAEVESNTIEVHVSRLRKKLGAAVIETERGMGYRLGKA from the coding sequence ATGCGCATCTTGCTGATCGAGGATGACACGGTTCTGGGCGCAGCCGTCCGCGACCAGATCGCGGGCGATGGCCAGTCGGTCGATTGGGTCACGCGCCTAGATGCCGCACATGAGGCACAGCGCAGCGCATCCTATGATTTGATCCTGCTTGACCTCATGCTGCCTGATGGGCGCGGCATCGGCTTTCTCAAAGGCTTGCGCGCGCGGGGCGACGTGACCCCCGTGATCATCCTGACTGCGCTCGACCAGATTTCCGACCGGATCGAAGGGCTCAACGCGGGTGCCGATGACTATCTGGTGAAACCCTTTGATCTGGCAGAGTTATCCGCGCGCATCGGCTCTGTTGCGCGGCGCTATAGCGGCAATCCGAACCCGATCGTTACCCATGGGCTGCTGGACATCGACCTTGCGGCGCGCAGCGTGCATCGCGAAGGCAAACCGGTCCAGTTGACCGCGCGCGAATGGGCGTTGTTCGAAGCCTTTCTTGCACGGCCCGGTCAGCTATTGTCCAAAGCGCAGTTGGAAGAAAAGCTCTATACATTCGACGCCGAGGTCGAGAGCAACACGATCGAGGTCCATGTCAGCCGCCTGCGCAAGAAACTGGGCGCAGCCGTTATCGAGACAGAACGCGGCATGGGCTACCGCTTGGGCAAAGCATGA
- a CDS encoding PepSY domain-containing protein: MKKTMTILGFLAVFPAGAALADDDCFVPMADWQPRDAVARLAQEQGWTVRRIKIDDGCYEIDGRDAMGRRIEVTVHPATLEVIEVEYEDEDDE; this comes from the coding sequence ATGAAGAAGACCATGACAATTCTGGGATTTCTCGCGGTGTTTCCGGCCGGTGCCGCGCTGGCAGATGATGACTGCTTTGTGCCGATGGCCGATTGGCAACCCCGCGATGCTGTGGCCCGACTGGCCCAAGAGCAGGGATGGACCGTGCGCCGCATCAAGATCGACGATGGTTGCTACGAGATTGACGGTCGGGATGCGATGGGCCGACGGATCGAAGTAACGGTCCATCCGGCAACACTTGAGGTGATCGAGGTCGAATATGAGGACGAGGACGATGAGTGA
- a CDS encoding cytochrome b/b6 domain-containing protein, whose protein sequence is MSDAKPQAAGQAGIGRAAEVRVWDPVVRLFHWSLVTAFAVAWLSAEDLDRLHEIVGYVVIGLIVLRVIWGLVGGRYARFSQFIKGPRATMSYLGDIAKGTERRYLGHNPAGAAMVVALLVTLSGTAVSGWLMAEPGRLALLPDMPQIVAPAWADDDGAYDGGAEDLLEEVHETLANLMLVFAALHVGGVVLASVRHRENLVRAMVTGDKRAPETGDVA, encoded by the coding sequence ATGAGTGATGCAAAACCGCAAGCTGCAGGGCAAGCGGGCATCGGCCGTGCCGCAGAGGTCAGGGTCTGGGACCCGGTCGTGCGGCTGTTTCATTGGAGCCTTGTCACTGCGTTCGCCGTGGCATGGCTAAGCGCGGAGGATCTCGACAGGCTTCATGAAATTGTGGGCTATGTCGTCATTGGCTTGATCGTCCTGCGCGTTATCTGGGGCCTTGTCGGGGGGCGCTACGCGCGATTTTCCCAGTTTATAAAAGGCCCGCGCGCGACGATGTCCTATCTTGGCGATATCGCAAAGGGCACCGAGCGGCGCTATCTTGGCCATAACCCGGCCGGTGCGGCCATGGTGGTGGCGCTGCTGGTGACGCTGTCAGGCACGGCTGTAAGCGGTTGGCTTATGGCAGAACCGGGCCGTTTGGCATTGCTGCCCGATATGCCGCAGATTGTGGCACCCGCCTGGGCGGATGACGATGGCGCTTACGATGGCGGGGCAGAGGACCTGCTGGAAGAGGTCCATGAAACGCTGGCCAACCTGATGCTTGTGTTTGCGGCGCTGCATGTGGGAGGGGTCGTGCTGGCCTCTGTCCGGCACCGCGAAAACCTTGTTCGGGCCATGGTCACGGGGGACAAGCGCGCACCTGAGACGGGGGATGTCGCGTAA
- a CDS encoding DUF2271 domain-containing protein, with translation MKSNLATLALAAALTLPGFAMARPVTLTTTLSTYGGDGAYLVLYVTDASGAYAGSLWMAGGKSKYYEHLSDWYRATGGDTAQVNGITGASVGAGRTLEITLDMADALFDAGYTLHVDAAVEDMRDSPNEVAVPLTTTGAGTPVRGRRYVASFAYDM, from the coding sequence ATGAAATCGAACCTCGCAACGCTCGCTCTTGCCGCCGCGCTGACACTTCCCGGATTTGCCATGGCCCGTCCGGTGACACTGACGACGACGCTAAGCACCTATGGCGGAGACGGCGCATATCTGGTGCTCTACGTCACCGACGCGTCAGGGGCCTATGCTGGCAGCCTGTGGATGGCAGGTGGAAAATCCAAATATTACGAGCATTTGAGCGATTGGTATCGCGCCACGGGCGGCGACACCGCGCAGGTCAACGGCATAACCGGTGCCAGCGTCGGAGCGGGCCGCACGCTCGAAATCACGCTTGATATGGCGGATGCGCTTTTTGATGCGGGCTACACGCTTCACGTCGATGCCGCCGTCGAGGACATGCGCGATAGCCCCAATGAGGTGGCCGTGCCCCTGACAACGACAGGCGCGGGCACGCCGGTGCGTGGTCGCCGCTACGTGGCCAGCTTTGCCTACGATATGTGA